In a single window of the Streptomyces cinnabarinus genome:
- a CDS encoding thiolase family protein: protein MPRTVRDVVFVDGVRTPFGKAGPKGIYHETRADDLVVKAIRELLRRNPALEPSKIDEVAIAATTQIGDQGLTIGRTAGILAGLPQSVPGYSIDRMCAGALTAVTAVAGGVAFGAYDIAIAGGVEHMGRHPMGEGVDPNPRFVSEKLVDESALFMGMTAENLHDRYPSITKQRADEYAVRSQEKAAKAYANGKIQQDLVPISVRRTNPEAGETGWGLVTADEPMRPGTTIENLTGLKTPFRVHGRVTAGNAAGLNDGATASLIASEDFARENNLPVKMRLVSYSFAGVEPEVMGYGPIPATEKALAQAGLTIDDIGLFEINEAFAVQVLAFLEHYGIADDDARVNQYGGAIAFGHPLASSGVRLMTQLARQFEEQPNVRYGLTTMCVGFGMGATVIWENPHFEGDK from the coding sequence GTGCCTCGTACCGTCAGGGACGTCGTCTTCGTCGACGGCGTCCGCACCCCGTTCGGCAAGGCGGGCCCGAAGGGCATCTACCACGAGACCCGCGCCGACGACCTTGTCGTGAAGGCGATCCGGGAGCTGCTGCGCCGCAACCCGGCTCTGGAGCCCAGCAAGATCGACGAGGTCGCCATCGCCGCGACCACGCAGATCGGCGACCAGGGTCTGACCATCGGCCGCACGGCGGGCATTCTCGCCGGTCTGCCGCAGTCCGTGCCCGGCTACTCCATCGACCGCATGTGCGCCGGCGCCCTGACGGCCGTCACCGCCGTCGCGGGCGGCGTGGCCTTCGGCGCGTACGACATCGCCATCGCCGGTGGTGTCGAGCACATGGGCCGCCACCCGATGGGCGAGGGCGTGGACCCGAACCCGCGCTTCGTCAGCGAGAAGCTGGTCGACGAGTCCGCCCTGTTCATGGGCATGACCGCCGAGAACCTGCACGACCGCTACCCGAGCATCACCAAGCAGCGCGCCGACGAGTACGCGGTGCGCTCGCAGGAGAAGGCCGCCAAGGCGTACGCCAACGGCAAGATCCAGCAGGACCTGGTGCCGATCTCGGTGCGCCGCACCAACCCGGAGGCCGGTGAGACGGGCTGGGGCCTGGTCACCGCCGACGAGCCGATGCGCCCCGGCACGACGATCGAGAACCTGACCGGTCTGAAGACGCCGTTCCGCGTCCACGGCCGGGTCACCGCCGGTAACGCGGCCGGTCTGAACGACGGCGCCACCGCCTCCCTCATCGCCTCCGAGGACTTCGCCCGCGAGAACAACCTCCCGGTGAAGATGCGCCTCGTCTCCTACTCCTTCGCGGGTGTGGAGCCGGAGGTCATGGGCTACGGTCCGATCCCGGCCACCGAGAAGGCCCTCGCCCAGGCGGGGCTGACCATCGACGACATCGGCCTGTTCGAGATCAACGAGGCCTTCGCCGTCCAGGTGCTCGCGTTCCTGGAGCACTACGGCATCGCCGACGACGACGCGCGCGTCAACCAGTACGGCGGCGCCATCGCCTTCGGCCACCCGCTGGCCTCGTCGGGCGTGCGTCTGATGACGCAGCTGGCCCGGCAGTTCGAGGAGCAGCCGAACGTCCGCTACGGCCTGACCACCATGTGCGTCGGCTTCGGCATGGGCGCGACAGTCATCTGGGAGAACCCGCACTTCGAGGGGGACAAGTGA
- a CDS encoding LacI family DNA-binding transcriptional regulator — protein MTSTSGPRVTIKDVAARAGVSKGAVSLAFNHKPGLSEATRDRIFRAAQELGWAPNLTARSLAGARVDVVGLAICRPARLLGLEPFYMEFVSGVESVLAEQSCSLLLRLVRNVEEEVGVQDSWWRGRQIGGSILVDFRADDPRVAAVRRLGMPVVAVGHPSLTGGLPSVWTDDTTAVTEAVRYLAALGHRRIARVGGAAALGHTSIRTAAFDEAARSLALAGAWQVATDFSGDAGARATRSLLAAAAPDRPTAIVYDNDIMAVAGLSVAAEMGLRVPSDVSLLAWDDSQLCRLTHPTLSAMSHDVHGFGAEVARTLFGVITGEGPGSHPVPTPVLTPRGSTAPPAM, from the coding sequence ATGACCTCGACCTCCGGTCCCCGCGTCACCATCAAGGACGTCGCCGCGCGCGCCGGCGTGTCCAAGGGCGCGGTGTCCCTCGCCTTCAACCACAAGCCGGGGCTCTCCGAGGCGACCCGGGACCGGATCTTCCGGGCCGCCCAGGAGCTGGGCTGGGCACCGAACCTCACGGCGCGCTCGCTCGCCGGGGCGCGGGTGGACGTGGTGGGCCTGGCGATCTGCCGGCCCGCCCGGCTGCTCGGGCTCGAACCCTTCTACATGGAGTTCGTCTCGGGCGTGGAGAGCGTCCTGGCCGAGCAGTCCTGCTCGCTGCTGCTGCGGCTGGTGCGCAATGTGGAGGAGGAGGTCGGGGTCCAGGACTCCTGGTGGCGGGGGCGGCAGATCGGCGGCTCGATCCTGGTGGACTTCCGGGCCGACGATCCCCGGGTGGCGGCGGTGCGGCGGCTGGGGATGCCGGTGGTCGCCGTGGGGCATCCCTCGCTGACCGGTGGGCTGCCCTCGGTGTGGACCGACGACACCACGGCCGTGACGGAGGCCGTGCGGTACCTGGCCGCGCTCGGGCACCGGCGGATCGCCCGGGTGGGCGGGGCGGCGGCGCTCGGGCACACGTCCATTCGTACGGCGGCCTTCGACGAGGCCGCGCGGTCGCTGGCGCTCGCCGGAGCGTGGCAGGTGGCTACGGATTTCTCCGGGGACGCGGGGGCGAGGGCCACGCGGTCGCTGCTGGCGGCCGCGGCGCCGGACCGGCCCACGGCGATCGTGTACGACAACGACATCATGGCGGTGGCGGGGTTGTCGGTGGCGGCGGAGATGGGGCTGCGGGTGCCCTCCGACGTATCGCTGCTGGCCTGGGACGACTCCCAGCTGTGCCGCCTCACCCATCCGACGCTGTCCGCGATGAGTCATGACGTGCATGGGTTCGGGGCGGAGGTGGCGCGTACGTTGTTCGGGGTGATCACCGGGGAGGGGCCAGGGTCACACCCCGTGCCCACTCCTGTACTGACTCCGCGAGGATCGACAGCTCCTCCGGCGATGTGA
- a CDS encoding glycoside hydrolase family 2 protein, whose amino-acid sequence MLEATPLGDGWILRHETAALPAVVPGCVHTDLLAAGVIPDPFLGRNETEVAWVGRRDWTYERDLRAAADGAEQTDLVFEGLDTVAEVLLDGRLLGRVRNMHRSHRFDVTGLSGRLSVRFVSAYAEAEAVRGKLGERPAAYAEPFPYIRKMACSFGWDWGPTLVTAGIWRPVRLEHWSTARIARVRPLVTVEPGLGRLELVVDIERTRVEAPLTVEATVGGVRARASVDGTEGVVRLDVPSPRLWWPRGYGEQALYDVELTLLHGDEPLDVWRRRIGFRSVELDRSPDAHGTGFTVVVNGERLFARGVNWIPDDVFPSRVTRARYRARLGQAADAGVDLVRVWGGGIYESEDFYDACDELGLLVWQDFPFACAAYPEEQPLRGEVEAEARENVVRLMPHPSLVLWNGNNENLWGFRDWDWEPRLAGESWGEGYYLGVMPRVVAELDPTRPYTAGSPWSGSWDRHPNDPAHGTHHSWEVWNRDDYTRYRDEVPRFMAEFGWQAPPAHATLRRALPDEVLAPDSPGMLHHQKAEDGNGKLRRGLERHFAFPEGDFDRWHYLTQVNQARAVAAGIEHWRSHWPVCAGTVLWQLNDCWPVTSWAAIDGDGREKPLYHELRRLYADRLLTLQVREQELVLAAVNQGAGAWEAAVRLRRMSVEGDVLGEVSVPMAAERRAVGLVGVPEELAPVGPKEFLVADVGELRALYFPAPDREIPYPRPEFEVDLVPGGVRVTALTLVRDLLLQADRLAPGARADRGLVTLLPGEQVTIGVRGWETPVLETAHSALYCVEPSR is encoded by the coding sequence ATGCTGGAGGCCACACCGCTCGGCGACGGATGGATCCTGCGGCACGAGACGGCGGCGCTTCCGGCCGTGGTGCCGGGGTGCGTGCACACCGATCTGCTGGCCGCCGGGGTGATCCCGGACCCCTTCCTCGGGCGGAACGAGACCGAGGTCGCCTGGGTCGGGCGGCGGGACTGGACCTACGAGCGGGACCTGCGGGCGGCGGCCGACGGGGCGGAGCAGACCGACCTCGTGTTCGAGGGCCTCGACACGGTCGCCGAAGTCCTGCTGGACGGACGGCTGTTGGGCCGCGTCCGCAACATGCACCGCTCCCACCGCTTCGACGTCACCGGGCTCTCGGGACGGCTGTCCGTGCGGTTCGTCTCCGCGTACGCCGAGGCCGAGGCGGTGCGCGGCAAGCTCGGAGAGCGGCCCGCCGCCTACGCCGAACCCTTCCCGTACATCCGCAAGATGGCCTGCTCCTTCGGCTGGGACTGGGGGCCGACCCTGGTGACCGCGGGGATCTGGCGGCCGGTGCGCCTGGAGCACTGGTCGACGGCGCGGATCGCCCGGGTGCGCCCGCTGGTGACGGTCGAACCAGGTCTGGGGCGGCTGGAGTTGGTCGTCGACATCGAGCGGACCCGGGTCGAGGCACCGCTGACCGTCGAGGCGACGGTGGGCGGCGTGCGGGCGCGCGCCTCGGTCGACGGCACCGAGGGCGTCGTACGGCTCGACGTGCCCTCGCCGCGGCTGTGGTGGCCGCGTGGTTACGGCGAACAGGCTCTGTACGACGTGGAGTTGACGCTGTTGCACGGCGACGAGCCACTGGACGTGTGGCGGCGGCGGATCGGCTTCCGGAGTGTGGAGCTGGACCGGTCACCGGACGCGCACGGCACCGGGTTCACCGTCGTCGTCAACGGCGAGCGGCTCTTCGCGCGGGGCGTGAACTGGATCCCCGACGATGTCTTCCCGTCCCGGGTGACCCGGGCGCGCTACCGGGCGCGGCTCGGGCAGGCGGCCGACGCGGGCGTGGACCTGGTACGGGTCTGGGGCGGCGGGATCTACGAGAGCGAGGACTTCTACGACGCCTGCGACGAGCTGGGCCTGCTGGTCTGGCAGGACTTCCCCTTCGCCTGCGCCGCCTACCCCGAGGAGCAGCCGCTGCGCGGGGAGGTCGAGGCGGAGGCCCGGGAGAACGTCGTACGCCTGATGCCGCATCCCTCGCTGGTGCTGTGGAACGGCAACAACGAGAACCTGTGGGGCTTCCGGGACTGGGACTGGGAGCCGCGGCTCGCCGGGGAGTCCTGGGGCGAGGGGTACTACCTGGGCGTAATGCCCCGGGTGGTGGCCGAGTTGGACCCGACGCGGCCCTATACGGCGGGCAGTCCCTGGTCGGGGAGCTGGGACCGGCATCCGAACGATCCGGCGCACGGGACGCACCACTCCTGGGAGGTCTGGAACCGGGACGACTACACGCGCTACCGCGACGAAGTGCCGCGGTTCATGGCCGAGTTCGGCTGGCAGGCGCCGCCCGCCCACGCGACGCTGCGACGGGCGCTGCCGGACGAGGTGCTCGCGCCGGACTCCCCCGGCATGCTGCACCACCAGAAGGCCGAGGACGGCAACGGCAAGCTGCGGCGCGGTCTCGAACGCCATTTCGCCTTCCCCGAGGGGGACTTCGACCGCTGGCACTACCTCACCCAGGTCAACCAGGCGCGGGCGGTGGCCGCCGGGATCGAGCACTGGCGGTCCCACTGGCCGGTGTGCGCGGGCACGGTGCTCTGGCAGCTCAACGACTGCTGGCCGGTGACCTCCTGGGCCGCGATCGACGGGGACGGCCGGGAGAAGCCGCTCTATCACGAGCTGCGGCGGCTGTACGCGGACCGGCTGCTGACTCTGCAAGTGCGGGAGCAGGAGCTGGTGTTGGCCGCGGTCAACCAGGGCGCCGGGGCGTGGGAGGCGGCGGTGCGGTTGCGGCGGATGTCGGTCGAGGGGGATGTCCTCGGCGAGGTGAGCGTGCCGATGGCGGCGGAGAGGCGGGCCGTGGGACTCGTCGGTGTGCCCGAGGAGCTGGCGCCCGTCGGGCCCAAGGAGTTCCTGGTCGCGGATGTGGGTGAGTTGCGGGCGCTGTACTTCCCTGCGCCGGATCGGGAAATCCCTTATCCCCGGCCTGAGTTCGAGGTCGACCTCGTGCCGGGCGGAGTGCGGGTGACGGCCCTGACCCTCGTACGGGATCTGCTGCTCCAGGCCGATCGCCTCGCCCCCGGGGCGCGGGCCGACCGGGGGCTGGTGACGCTGTTGCCCGGCGAACAGGTGACCATTGGTGTGCGGGGCTGGGAGACTCCGGTCCTGGAGACCGCACATTCGGCCCTGTACTGCGTGGAGCCCTCCCGATGA
- a CDS encoding ABC transporter substrate-binding protein gives MYRRTVLAMVTGAALLLSACTGTGGSSEGADAKAPTDPAKVSGTIKVLTVRTDLVQDGTMDQYAAEFNKTYPKVEVEFEALTNYESEVKIRMNTENYGDVLLIPAVIKKADYPKFFASLGTVEERAEKYRFTDFTTVDGKVYGQSPVGVTPGFVYNKRVWEEAGITEWPTTPAEFLTALKAVKDKTDAVPYYTNFAAGWTLTSWTYVNGSVHCDTQATTKLAEGDPWAPDADLRVGDTLLHDIVEQGLAEKDPTTTNWEESKARTAKGEIATQWLGTWAIVQFQDAAEKAGADPDDIGFMPFPAQTDGTFCAALSPDYNQAVNVHSKHKDAARAWIDWFTDKSGYDKDNLAISPRKDAPLPEVLKPYEDAGVKFIEVDDSKGAEVKQIDNQSETGIYAPEYRQKLVDLARGATKGSLDDFFADLSERWTEAQG, from the coding sequence ATGTACCGCCGTACAGTCCTCGCCATGGTCACGGGTGCCGCCCTGCTGCTCTCGGCGTGCACCGGCACCGGAGGCTCGTCGGAGGGGGCGGACGCGAAGGCGCCCACCGACCCGGCCAAGGTCAGCGGAACCATCAAGGTCCTCACCGTGCGCACCGACCTGGTGCAGGACGGCACGATGGACCAGTACGCCGCCGAGTTCAACAAGACCTATCCCAAGGTCGAGGTGGAGTTCGAGGCGCTCACCAACTACGAGTCCGAGGTCAAGATCCGGATGAACACCGAGAACTACGGTGACGTCCTGCTGATCCCCGCGGTGATCAAGAAGGCCGACTACCCGAAGTTCTTCGCCTCCCTCGGCACGGTCGAGGAACGCGCCGAGAAGTACCGCTTCACCGACTTCACCACCGTCGACGGCAAGGTCTACGGCCAGAGCCCGGTCGGCGTGACCCCCGGATTCGTCTACAACAAGCGGGTCTGGGAGGAGGCCGGGATCACCGAATGGCCCACCACCCCGGCCGAGTTCCTCACCGCGCTCAAGGCGGTCAAGGACAAGACCGACGCCGTGCCCTACTACACCAACTTCGCGGCCGGCTGGACGCTCACCTCATGGACGTACGTCAACGGCTCGGTCCACTGCGACACCCAGGCCACCACCAAGCTGGCCGAGGGCGACCCCTGGGCGCCGGACGCCGATCTGCGCGTCGGTGACACCCTGCTGCACGACATCGTCGAGCAGGGCCTGGCCGAGAAGGACCCGACCACCACCAACTGGGAGGAGTCCAAGGCCCGTACCGCCAAGGGCGAGATCGCCACGCAGTGGCTCGGCACCTGGGCGATCGTCCAGTTCCAGGACGCCGCGGAGAAGGCCGGGGCCGACCCCGACGACATCGGCTTCATGCCCTTCCCGGCCCAGACGGACGGCACGTTCTGCGCCGCTCTCTCCCCCGACTACAACCAGGCCGTCAACGTCCACTCGAAGCACAAGGACGCGGCCCGCGCCTGGATCGACTGGTTCACCGACAAGTCCGGCTACGACAAGGACAATCTGGCGATCTCCCCGCGCAAGGACGCCCCGCTTCCCGAGGTGCTCAAGCCGTACGAGGACGCGGGCGTGAAGTTCATCGAGGTGGACGACTCCAAGGGCGCCGAGGTCAAGCAGATCGACAACCAGTCGGAGACCGGTATCTACGCACCCGAGTACCGCCAGAAGCTGGTGGACCTCGCCCGGGGTGCCACCAAGGGCAGCCTCGACGACTTCTTCGCCGATCTCAGCGAGCGGTGGACCGAGGCGCAGGGCTGA
- a CDS encoding carbohydrate ABC transporter permease has protein sequence MAATAQRAAEKTDAGAESAPARGRRGRSLTPWLFLIAPLTLLIVFTYAPIANMVAYSFTDWDGVSPELNYTGVGNYTEIFTREDLFRVFFVSGYYLAASAVQIAAALYFATVLSFNVRFRNFYKGVLFFPYLINGVAIGFVFLYFFQDGGTLDSVLGLFGVTTDHAWLGTSTSANTSLAGVSIWRYLGLNFVLFLGAIQSIPGELYETAELDGANRWHQFRYIIAPGIKPVLSLTVILSISGSLSVFEIPYIMTGGATGTETFVIQTVNLAFRFNKTGLASAAAVVLLLIILLVTWVQRRLVPDDKVDLV, from the coding sequence ATGGCGGCCACCGCTCAGCGGGCGGCCGAGAAGACGGACGCGGGGGCGGAGTCCGCCCCCGCCCGGGGACGCCGAGGGCGGAGCCTGACACCCTGGCTGTTCCTGATCGCCCCGCTCACCCTGCTGATCGTCTTCACCTACGCGCCGATCGCCAACATGGTCGCCTACAGCTTCACCGACTGGGACGGCGTGAGCCCCGAGCTCAACTACACGGGCGTCGGCAACTACACGGAGATCTTCACCCGCGAGGATCTCTTCCGGGTCTTCTTCGTCAGCGGCTACTACCTCGCCGCCTCGGCGGTGCAGATCGCGGCCGCGCTCTACTTCGCGACGGTCCTGAGCTTCAACGTCCGCTTCCGGAACTTTTACAAGGGCGTGCTCTTCTTCCCGTATCTGATCAACGGGGTCGCGATCGGCTTCGTCTTCCTCTACTTCTTCCAGGACGGCGGCACCCTCGACTCCGTGCTCGGCCTGTTCGGCGTGACGACCGACCACGCCTGGCTCGGTACCTCCACCTCCGCCAACACCTCGCTCGCGGGCGTCTCGATCTGGCGCTACCTGGGCCTGAACTTCGTGCTCTTCCTGGGCGCGATCCAGTCGATCCCGGGTGAGCTGTACGAGACGGCCGAGCTGGACGGCGCGAACCGCTGGCACCAGTTCCGCTACATCATCGCGCCGGGCATCAAGCCGGTGCTGAGTCTGACGGTCATCCTGTCGATCTCCGGGTCGCTGTCGGTCTTCGAGATCCCGTACATCATGACCGGCGGGGCGACCGGCACCGAGACCTTCGTCATCCAGACCGTGAACCTGGCCTTCCGCTTCAACAAGACGGGGCTCGCCTCGGCCGCCGCGGTCGTGCTGCTGCTGATCATCCTGCTGGTGACCTGGGTCCAGCGGCGCCTCGTCCCCGACGACAAGGTGGACCTCGTATGA
- a CDS encoding carbohydrate ABC transporter permease, which produces MTRRTVARALVHLSLIGATVVVLLPLAVVVLTSLKTEEEMAEADGALSLPGNLLNFDNYVTAFQDGRMLSAFGNTALILLAAIGGTVLIGSMTAYAIDRFRFRFRKLVVALFLVAALVPGVTTQVATFQIVDSFGMFDTLWAPIVLYMGTDIVSIYIFLQFVRSIPISLDEAARLEGAGAFTIYRKIIFPLLKPATATVVIVKGITVYNDFYIPFLYMPSEDLGVISTSLFRFRGPYAAHWETISAGAVLVILPTLIVFLFLQRFIYNGFMRGATR; this is translated from the coding sequence ATGACGCGCCGAACGGTGGCCCGTGCCCTCGTCCACCTGTCGCTGATCGGGGCGACGGTGGTGGTCCTGCTGCCCCTGGCCGTCGTGGTGCTGACGTCGCTGAAGACGGAGGAGGAGATGGCGGAGGCCGACGGGGCGCTCTCGCTCCCCGGCAACCTGCTGAACTTCGACAACTACGTGACGGCGTTCCAGGACGGCCGGATGCTCTCCGCCTTCGGCAACACGGCCCTGATCCTGCTGGCGGCGATCGGCGGCACGGTCCTGATCGGCTCGATGACGGCGTACGCGATCGACCGGTTCCGGTTCCGCTTCAGGAAGCTGGTGGTCGCGCTCTTCCTGGTCGCCGCGCTGGTCCCGGGTGTCACCACCCAGGTGGCGACCTTCCAGATCGTCGACAGCTTCGGGATGTTCGACACTCTGTGGGCGCCGATTGTGCTCTACATGGGCACGGACATCGTCTCCATCTACATCTTCCTGCAGTTCGTCCGGTCCATCCCGATCTCCCTGGACGAAGCGGCCCGGCTGGAGGGCGCGGGTGCCTTCACCATCTACCGAAAGATCATCTTCCCGCTGCTGAAGCCCGCGACGGCGACGGTGGTGATCGTGAAGGGGATCACCGTCTACAACGACTTCTACATCCCCTTCCTCTACATGCCGTCGGAAGACCTTGGCGTGATCTCGACGTCGCTGTTCCGCTTCCGCGGCCCCTACGCGGCCCACTGGGAGACGATCTCGGCAGGAGCGGTGCTGGTCATCCTGCCGACCCTGATCGTCTTCCTGTTCCTCCAGCGGTTCATCTACAACGGCTTCATGCGGGGGGCCACGCGATGA
- a CDS encoding ribonuclease D translates to MTDAQETAADSSLRTTGGAPPDDGGSSVTGAPSGVPTPEPTPLLEPREGIPPVIADAESLARVIAAFDAGSGPVAVDAERASGYRYGQRAYLVQLRRQGAGSALIDPVACPDLSGLGEALADAEWVLHAATQDLPCLREIGMIPSRIFDTELAGRLAGFPRVGLGPMVENVLGFVLEKGHSAVDWSTRPLPEPWLRYAALDVELLVDLRDALEKELDRQGKLEWARQEFDAIASAPPAEPRKEPWRRTSGMHKVRRRRQLGVVRELWETRDRIAQRRDVSPGKVLSDAAIVEAALGLPANVHALSALNGFGHRMGRRQLEQWQAAVDRAKALTESQLPQPGQSVTGPPPPRAWADKDPVAAARLSAARAGVSALAERLNMPQENLITPDTVRRVCWEPPKPVDPDSVSAALASHGARPWQIDQVTPVLVAALSA, encoded by the coding sequence GTGACCGACGCCCAAGAGACCGCAGCAGACAGCTCACTGCGAACCACCGGAGGCGCCCCTCCGGACGACGGCGGATCGTCTGTTACGGGGGCGCCGAGCGGGGTTCCGACCCCTGAACCCACCCCTTTGCTGGAACCGCGCGAAGGCATTCCGCCGGTGATCGCCGACGCGGAGTCCCTCGCCCGGGTGATCGCCGCGTTCGACGCCGGCTCCGGCCCCGTCGCCGTGGACGCCGAGCGCGCCTCCGGCTACCGCTACGGACAGCGCGCCTATCTGGTGCAGCTGCGCCGCCAGGGCGCGGGCAGCGCGCTGATCGACCCCGTGGCCTGTCCGGACCTCTCCGGTCTCGGCGAGGCGCTGGCCGACGCCGAGTGGGTGCTGCACGCCGCCACCCAGGACCTGCCGTGCCTGCGGGAAATAGGCATGATCCCGAGCCGGATCTTCGACACCGAGCTGGCCGGACGGCTCGCCGGGTTCCCGCGCGTCGGGCTCGGCCCGATGGTCGAGAACGTCCTCGGGTTCGTGCTGGAGAAGGGGCACTCCGCGGTCGACTGGTCCACCCGCCCGCTCCCCGAGCCCTGGCTGCGCTACGCCGCGCTGGACGTGGAGCTCCTGGTCGACCTGCGGGACGCGCTGGAGAAGGAGCTGGACCGACAGGGCAAGCTGGAGTGGGCCCGGCAGGAGTTCGACGCCATCGCCTCGGCCCCGCCGGCCGAGCCCCGCAAGGAGCCCTGGCGCCGGACCTCCGGGATGCACAAGGTGCGTCGGCGCCGGCAGCTCGGTGTGGTGCGCGAGCTGTGGGAGACCCGGGACCGGATCGCCCAGCGGCGTGATGTGTCGCCGGGCAAGGTGCTCTCCGACGCGGCGATCGTGGAGGCCGCGCTCGGCCTCCCCGCCAACGTGCACGCGCTCTCCGCGCTGAACGGCTTCGGGCACCGGATGGGACGGCGGCAGCTGGAGCAGTGGCAGGCCGCGGTGGACCGCGCCAAGGCGCTCACCGAGTCGCAGTTGCCGCAGCCGGGCCAGTCGGTCACCGGCCCGCCGCCCCCGCGGGCCTGGGCGGACAAGGACCCGGTCGCCGCGGCCCGGCTCTCGGCGGCCCGCGCCGGGGTGTCCGCGCTGGCGGAGCGGCTGAACATGCCCCAGGAGAACCTGATCACCCCGGACACCGTGCGGCGGGTCTGCTGGGAGCCCCCGAAGCCGGTGGACCCGGACTCGGTGAGCGCCGCCCTCGCCTCCCACGGTGCCCGCCCCTGGCAGATCGACCAGGTGACGCCGGTCCTGGTGGCGGCGCTGTCGGCGTAG
- a CDS encoding helix-turn-helix transcriptional regulator: MSVLLEQPASLVAYRPNKPTAMVVVADPRVRSTVTRHLWALGVRDVIEASSIAEARPRVGNPRDICVADVHLPDGSGLTLLSETRAAGWPNGLALSAADDIGAVRNALAGGVKGYVVTGTRTNVGLPTRPGAAPIGAAARMHRRPPGAPSHPGGYRELSGREVEVLRLVAEGQSNKAIGVSMGLSALTVKSHLARIARKLGTGDRAGMVAVALRTGIIH, translated from the coding sequence GTGTCCGTTCTCCTTGAGCAGCCCGCAAGCCTGGTCGCCTACCGCCCGAACAAGCCCACCGCCATGGTGGTCGTGGCCGATCCCCGAGTCCGCTCCACCGTCACCCGCCATCTGTGGGCGCTCGGTGTCCGCGATGTCATCGAGGCGTCGTCCATCGCGGAGGCCCGTCCCCGCGTCGGCAACCCCCGCGACATCTGTGTCGCCGACGTCCACCTGCCCGACGGTTCCGGCCTGACCCTGCTGTCGGAGACCCGCGCCGCGGGCTGGCCCAACGGCCTCGCCCTCTCCGCGGCCGACGACATCGGCGCCGTCCGCAACGCCCTCGCCGGGGGCGTCAAGGGCTACGTCGTCACCGGCACCCGTACCAACGTCGGGCTCCCCACCCGGCCCGGTGCCGCCCCCATCGGTGCCGCCGCCCGTATGCACCGCCGCCCCCCGGGTGCCCCGAGCCACCCGGGCGGCTACCGCGAACTGTCCGGCCGTGAGGTCGAGGTGCTGCGGCTGGTGGCGGAGGGCCAGTCGAACAAGGCCATCGGCGTCTCGATGGGTCTGTCCGCGCTGACCGTCAAGAGCCACCTCGCCCGGATCGCCCGCAAGCTCGGCACGGGCGACCGGGCCGGCATGGTCGCCGTCGCCCTGCGCACCGGCATCATCCACTGA
- a CDS encoding DUF3000 domain-containing protein has translation MAAAQERLSDGTGGTGDAKEGDRDGDSTAPPAFQTAVQALRSSRLRPQIEVESTRAPQRLAPHAYALEATVVDGDQDLADGRLVLLHDPAGHDAWRGTFRLVTLVRAELEPEMAADPLLPEVCWSWLTGALQARGLACGEPSGTVTRASSHYFGGLSERPSASQIEIRASWTPREGLGGVPDTAGHLASWADLLAQIAGLPPAGPGDAAVVTLPQRRGPQSR, from the coding sequence ATGGCTGCGGCTCAGGAACGACTGTCGGACGGCACTGGTGGGACGGGCGACGCGAAGGAGGGGGACCGGGATGGCGACAGCACGGCCCCGCCCGCGTTCCAGACCGCGGTTCAAGCACTGCGCAGCAGCCGGCTGAGGCCGCAGATCGAGGTGGAGTCGACACGCGCGCCCCAGCGCCTCGCCCCGCACGCGTACGCGCTGGAGGCCACGGTCGTCGACGGTGACCAGGATCTGGCGGACGGACGGCTGGTGCTGCTGCACGATCCGGCCGGGCACGACGCCTGGCGGGGCACGTTCCGGCTGGTGACGCTGGTGCGGGCGGAGCTGGAGCCGGAGATGGCGGCGGACCCGCTGCTGCCGGAGGTGTGCTGGTCGTGGCTGACCGGGGCGCTGCAGGCGCGCGGTCTGGCCTGCGGCGAGCCCAGCGGCACCGTCACGCGGGCGAGTTCGCACTACTTCGGCGGACTGTCCGAACGTCCGTCGGCCTCGCAGATCGAGATCCGCGCCTCCTGGACCCCCCGCGAGGGCCTCGGCGGGGTGCCGGACACCGCGGGGCATCTGGCGTCGTGGGCGGACCTGCTGGCGCAGATCGCGGGGCTGCCGCCGGCCGGCCCCGGTGACGCGGCGGTGGTGACACTGCCGCAGCGGAGGGGACCGCAGTCGCGCTAG